AAAAAAAAGTCTCTTTCCACCTTCCTTGTAACGGTAGCATCCTTCACCTGCCACACTAAGACATATATTCCCTTCCCGGTCTACAAAGACCTGTTCCGGAACTCCTCCTGACTCGAGATTCTTCATGAATCCGGTAACATCGGTGATAAAACAATCCCGTTCTTTATCAAACAACACATAGCCTCGGGCCGTATTTATCCAAAACCGTCCATCAGGCATTTCCACAATATCAGTAATATAATTATCCGGCAAAGATCCCGGATCATTCTCGGCATGCTGGTATATTTTAAAAGTATATCCATCATAACGATTCAATCCCGTAGCCGTACCAAACCACATGAATCCATCACGATCTTTACAAATAGTGTTTACAGAGTTATTAGACAGTCCATCCGATACTTCCAGATGCTTAAACTGATAGGATTGCGCAACCACCATCCACGAAGTGAGAAGTAAAACAAACAATAAAAGGTTCTTTCTTATCATGTTTTTCAGATTTGTACAAAGGAAATAAAATATTACCAAACAGCCAAGAAAAAGAGCCTGCGAAAGCCTTTACTCATCGGTAATTTAGAAAAAAAGTGAAGGGGCTACAAAAAAGACAAACGGTCTGAACAGAGATTCCCGCCCAGACCGTCCTTATGGTTTATTAATACTCAATAGAAACAACAGAGCAACTCTACCCCGGACTATTCCGTCGCGAGTCCCTCCATCAGCCCGTTATACTCCAAATTGTCATAAATATCCAACGTATTGCGACTCAGAACACCGTCCCCACGATCCCAATAGAATGGAACCAGTCCATGAGCACGCGCCTGGCGCACTACACATCTGTCGAACGCCGCACGCGACAAGTCATGTATTCTTTGGGCTTCTTCATCCAGCAATTGACGACGGATAGCCGCAAACTCACCGATGAGTACCGGAATATTCTGTTCAACAAACCGGGTCTTCAGTTTCTGAAATTGAGCTTTCATATATTCCTCTCCACCAATATTGTCCCAACGACCTTCGTAATTGCCAACAGCATACCCGCGATTCTCTTCTCCCCAGAAATAGAAAGCCTTTCCCCAACTCTCGTCTTTCTCCATGCCGCAGAATTGCCACGAACTATAATAATGTACTTCAACAATCATTCGTCCGTCCGTCGGGTCTTCGGGCAATCGGTCCATCCATTGAATAGTTTTGTCAATATCCGTAGCAGGTCCCTGTACTATGAGATTACGATACACATTTTTCCCTCCTGTAGCACGAACGGCATCTACAAATGTCTGTTCGTACTGTAGCAGTACTGCCATATCATCGGCATCCTCAACATTCGGTTCGTTGCAGCCAGCAAAAATCAGACGCTCGTCATAGTTTCTGAAGAAAGTAGCAATCTGTTGCCACAAAGCTCGTTGTTTTTGGTCTACAGCTTTATTATATCCGTTTGGAATATCATTCTCCAACCAGCCTCCGTCCCAATGAATATTAAGAATAGCATACAGTTTGTTATCCACACAATAGTCTACCACTTCCTTCACACGGTTGAGCCACGACGCCTGTATTTCATAGTTTCCATCACTAACTAAATAATCATTCCAGGCACAAGGAATACGTACCGCACTGAACCCAAGTTCCTTTATCTTGGTAATCATGGCTTTGGTAGTAGCCGGATTTCCCCAGGCGGTTTCTCCACCGACAGCTTCCAGCGAATTACCCAGATTCCATCCAATCGCAATTTCCTTCATCAATTCCATCGCATTCTTCTCCATGCCTGTCATATCTGCTTCTGGTATCGAAGAAACCTGTTGAATCACGGTAACTGATTCTATAAGGTCATTCAGCACGAATGTAATAACGGCTGTACGAGCTTCATTACCAACGTTAGGATCGGCGGTAAATGTCTCCACCTTTTCAGTCAGAGCACGTAAAGAATTATGATGAAGCCATCCGGCACCAACCGTTATCTCATAATCTCCGGATGCCTGTATCTGAATAGAAAAGTTTTCCCCTTCACCGGCAACTGTCACTTCGTGTGTTTCCGCTACTAAAAGGTCACTGGCGAGCTGATTCACCTGTACCACCCCATTCTTTTCACTTCCTGTCACCTTAATCGTAGTCGAACGGGATTCCGTATCAGGATTGGCAGTTACACTGACTAGATACTTGCCAGTCTTTTTCGAATCCGATTCCTGCCGGGTGATGCTGCACCACTCCGGCGAATCCGACACTACTTCATAAGACACGTTTGATTGTATATAGAGTAAAGTCTCGCTTTGGCTCTTACCGAAAGTCAATTCTTGCTTTGAGATTGTGATGAAAGGAGTTCCCGCTACTTCATCTTCCGTACAGGAAATAAGCAAAATACCT
The Bacteroides luhongzhouii DNA segment above includes these coding regions:
- a CDS encoding cellulase family glycosylhydrolase — protein: MSMNKICSLWTYYVFCLAGILLISCTEDEVAGTPFITISKQELTFGKSQSETLLYIQSNVSYEVVSDSPEWCSITRQESDSKKTGKYLVSVTANPDTESRSTTIKVTGSEKNGVVQVNQLASDLLVAETHEVTVAGEGENFSIQIQASGDYEITVGAGWLHHNSLRALTEKVETFTADPNVGNEARTAVITFVLNDLIESVTVIQQVSSIPEADMTGMEKNAMELMKEIAIGWNLGNSLEAVGGETAWGNPATTKAMITKIKELGFSAVRIPCAWNDYLVSDGNYEIQASWLNRVKEVVDYCVDNKLYAILNIHWDGGWLENDIPNGYNKAVDQKQRALWQQIATFFRNYDERLIFAGCNEPNVEDADDMAVLLQYEQTFVDAVRATGGKNVYRNLIVQGPATDIDKTIQWMDRLPEDPTDGRMIVEVHYYSSWQFCGMEKDESWGKAFYFWGEENRGYAVGNYEGRWDNIGGEEYMKAQFQKLKTRFVEQNIPVLIGEFAAIRRQLLDEEAQRIHDLSRAAFDRCVVRQARAHGLVPFYWDRGDGVLSRNTLDIYDNLEYNGLMEGLATE